The Chryseolinea soli genome contains a region encoding:
- a CDS encoding NADH-quinone oxidoreductase subunit N: MEDVAGQLPSIKASFMLLGPELVLSTGIVVLVTLGLIKKIQRTTLTAISALTFLLAIAVSFALSRSMAHESSALFGGMLRRDSFSSYLDLLIDISGLFTVAMTWRRQQLQRALSEYYALLITITLGAHLLVMSVNLLMVFLSLEMVSLSSYVLAGFAFSRKGTEGSLKYFLFGSVSSAAMLYGFSLLYGLTGTLDFSSGEFTRPLIGHPSPLFFIAAFLGLAGFLYKMAAAPLHPWVPDVYEAAPMPVIAFFAVVPKLAGLGVLTRFTLALYAYGQSSFDWQFVLSLVALLSLTVGNFSALWQKNAKRLMGYSSIAQSGFLLVGVAAFVPQGIHYMLFYASAYVVMNFLVFLYLQYFESLGFSTLESFAGSGKILVWPSVFLLVGFVALTGLPPTGGFTGKLFIFSSLWDAYQLSGKGVLLWLMVFGLLNTVVSLFYYLRIPFYAFVRGGESNAKPNYLTFENLLGLILVLAVLYLFFNPGLLMGWINKINFVL, translated from the coding sequence ATGGAAGACGTCGCCGGACAATTGCCCTCGATCAAAGCAAGTTTCATGCTGCTGGGTCCCGAACTGGTGCTTTCGACCGGCATCGTGGTGTTGGTGACCTTAGGGCTGATCAAAAAAATACAACGGACAACACTCACCGCTATAAGCGCGCTCACCTTTTTGCTCGCCATCGCGGTCTCTTTCGCGTTGAGCCGCTCGATGGCCCATGAATCGAGTGCACTCTTCGGGGGTATGCTGCGCCGGGATAGTTTTTCGTCCTATCTCGATTTGCTGATCGATATCAGTGGACTGTTCACGGTGGCGATGACGTGGCGCCGTCAACAGCTGCAACGCGCGCTTTCCGAATATTATGCTTTGCTCATCACGATCACGCTGGGCGCACACTTACTGGTGATGAGCGTGAACCTGTTGATGGTATTTCTCTCACTCGAGATGGTGTCGCTAAGTTCTTATGTGCTGGCCGGGTTTGCCTTTTCGCGCAAAGGCACCGAAGGAAGTTTGAAGTATTTTTTATTCGGCTCCGTGTCGTCGGCCGCCATGCTCTACGGGTTCTCGTTGCTGTATGGACTCACCGGAACGTTAGACTTCTCGTCGGGTGAATTCACCCGGCCTCTCATCGGTCATCCCAGTCCATTGTTTTTCATTGCGGCCTTCCTGGGCCTGGCCGGATTTCTCTATAAGATGGCGGCGGCTCCTCTACACCCCTGGGTGCCCGATGTCTATGAAGCGGCCCCGATGCCGGTTATTGCTTTTTTTGCCGTGGTGCCCAAGCTGGCCGGGCTGGGCGTGCTCACCCGTTTCACCCTGGCGCTGTATGCTTATGGACAATCGTCGTTCGATTGGCAGTTTGTGCTCAGTTTAGTGGCGTTGTTGTCGCTTACCGTCGGAAACTTTTCGGCGTTGTGGCAAAAAAATGCCAAGCGCCTGATGGGGTATTCGTCGATCGCGCAGTCGGGCTTTTTGTTGGTGGGAGTGGCCGCGTTTGTTCCGCAAGGCATTCACTACATGCTTTTTTATGCCAGCGCCTACGTGGTGATGAATTTTCTGGTATTCCTTTACCTGCAATATTTTGAATCGCTGGGGTTCTCGACGCTGGAATCGTTTGCAGGATCCGGGAAAATACTGGTCTGGCCTTCTGTTTTTTTGCTGGTCGGATTTGTGGCGCTCACCGGGTTGCCACCCACAGGCGGATTTACGGGCAAGCTTTTCATTTTTTCGTCGCTTTGGGATGCTTATCAGCTTTCCGGGAAGGGTGTTTTACTGTGGTTGATGGTATTTGGTTTGCTAAATACGGTGGTTTCCTTGTTTTATTACCTGCGCATACCCTTCTATGCCTTCGTTCGGGGCGGCGAATCCAACGCAAAACCAAATTATCTTACGTTCGAAAATCTTTTGGGCCTCATATTGGTTCTAGCAGTACTCTATCTTTTCTTCAATCCCGGATTGTTGATGGGATGGATTAATAAAATTAACTTTGTACTCTAA
- a CDS encoding complex I subunit 4 family protein encodes MQHYLLSLLLFTPLLAALLSLFLPATSVATFRIITIVVNVLQVVFLLVLLVSYQSGAGLQFVELKPWITLNMGNWGVLKASYFVGVDGLSLPLVALAVFILFIATIASWKITQNVKGYFILLLILNAAIIGSFTALDFLLFYLFFEFMLLPMFFLIALWGGPKREYASIKFFLYTLLGSILILIVMIALYVSVHDPSTSGQLVHSFNLLHMADASNFISTSVLDPHRALQLGPFSARTWAFLLLFFGFAIKLPMVPVHTWLPDAHVEAPTPISVILAALLLKIGGYGLARIAFPIFPDAAFDLGWFVGLMGVISIIYGGLNAMASKDLKRLIAYSSVSHMGFVLLGLASFTAEGTAGAVYQMVSHGLISSMLFVLAGVLADRTNDRTISHYSGLAGKMPTYTAFILVAFFASLGLPGFSGFIAEIMVFLGAFKSAGLGGPLHESLAIVATLGLVIGAAYYLWTLQRMFFGPLNVKGEFSVDQLSDLNRREYFILLPLALAILFFGIFPQPLMSVIDPYAQHFAAFVLESGKRLTLNP; translated from the coding sequence ATGCAGCATTACCTCCTTTCGCTCTTACTGTTCACTCCCCTCCTGGCAGCGCTGCTCAGTCTTTTCTTACCGGCCACTTCCGTCGCGACCTTCCGGATCATTACCATCGTGGTGAATGTTTTGCAAGTCGTGTTCCTGTTGGTGTTGCTGGTGAGCTATCAATCCGGAGCGGGACTTCAGTTCGTGGAATTGAAACCGTGGATCACGCTGAACATGGGTAATTGGGGGGTATTAAAAGCGTCCTACTTTGTCGGCGTCGATGGCTTGAGCTTGCCCCTGGTGGCCCTCGCGGTTTTCATTCTCTTCATCGCCACGATCGCATCCTGGAAGATCACTCAAAACGTGAAAGGATATTTCATCCTGCTGCTCATCCTCAACGCGGCCATCATCGGCAGCTTCACCGCGCTGGACTTCCTGTTGTTCTATCTCTTCTTCGAGTTCATGTTGCTGCCCATGTTCTTTCTCATCGCGTTGTGGGGCGGACCGAAGCGTGAGTATGCTTCGATCAAATTCTTTCTCTATACCTTGCTCGGCTCCATCCTCATCCTCATTGTGATGATCGCGTTGTATGTCTCCGTGCACGATCCGTCGACAAGCGGCCAACTGGTGCACAGTTTCAACTTGCTGCACATGGCCGACGCGTCCAATTTTATTTCAACCTCTGTGCTCGATCCACACCGCGCATTGCAGCTGGGCCCGTTCTCGGCGCGCACGTGGGCGTTCCTGCTTTTGTTCTTTGGCTTTGCGATCAAGTTGCCGATGGTGCCGGTGCACACCTGGCTGCCCGACGCGCACGTGGAAGCGCCTACTCCTATTTCAGTGATCCTGGCGGCGCTGTTGTTGAAGATCGGCGGCTATGGCCTGGCACGCATTGCGTTTCCCATTTTTCCAGACGCGGCATTTGACCTGGGATGGTTTGTGGGACTCATGGGGGTGATCTCTATCATTTATGGTGGGCTCAACGCCATGGCCAGTAAAGATCTGAAGCGACTCATCGCCTACTCGTCGGTGTCGCACATGGGTTTTGTATTGCTGGGGTTGGCATCGTTCACCGCGGAGGGGACCGCCGGTGCCGTGTACCAGATGGTCAGCCACGGACTTATTTCTTCCATGCTCTTTGTTTTGGCCGGCGTGTTGGCCGATCGGACCAACGATCGCACCATTTCACACTATTCCGGTTTAGCCGGTAAAATGCCAACCTATACGGCGTTTATTTTAGTAGCCTTCTTTGCCTCGCTGGGGTTGCCCGGTTTTTCGGGGTTCATTGCCGAGATCATGGTCTTTCTGGGGGCCTTCAAGTCGGCCGGCCTGGGTGGACCTTTGCATGAAAGCCTGGCCATCGTTGCAACGCTTGGCCTGGTGATCGGTGCAGCTTATTATTTATGGACGCTGCAGCGCATGTTCTTTGGCCCGCTGAACGTGAAGGGTGAGTTTTCCGTGGACCAACTCTCCGACCTAAACCGGCGCGAATATTTTATCCTCCTCCCGCTGGCGCTGGCCATTTTGTTCTTCGGCATTTTTCCACAGCCCCTCATGTCGGTCATCGATCCGTATGCGCAGCACTTTGCGGCATTTGTATTGGAGTCGGGGAAGCGTTTAACGCTAAACCCCTAG